A window of Raineyella sp. W15-4 contains these coding sequences:
- a CDS encoding rhomboid family intramembrane serine protease → MTGITCQRCGRPICGECMIPASVGFQCPECVARARSRERDTRTTARRTRPRGSGAGRLATLRSQSATVLLIGLIVVIQAVDSVSLGLVQGLLAYQGQAVLAGQVWRLVTHVLVSGGILALVINGFVLWMFGRTMETMWGRWRFLATYFLAGLGAAVLMLAAGPTMVVLGGASTSIIGLLAANAGAKFHDREDARADLVLLAVLIAFSIFSYPAIVLADVGAILAGGACGWLWSTTPGPRAGRRRGSMTRSDQLHLWGAVAILGVCVVVAAVAFLVR, encoded by the coding sequence ATGACCGGCATCACCTGTCAACGTTGCGGACGGCCGATCTGCGGCGAGTGCATGATCCCGGCCTCGGTCGGATTCCAGTGTCCGGAGTGTGTCGCCCGCGCCCGGTCCCGGGAGCGGGACACCCGTACGACCGCGCGGCGCACCCGCCCGCGTGGCTCCGGCGCTGGCCGGCTCGCCACCCTGCGCTCGCAGAGCGCCACTGTGCTGCTGATCGGCCTGATCGTCGTCATCCAGGCCGTCGACTCCGTCTCGCTCGGTCTGGTCCAGGGTCTGCTGGCCTACCAGGGCCAGGCTGTGCTGGCCGGTCAGGTGTGGCGGCTGGTCACCCACGTGCTCGTCTCCGGCGGGATCCTCGCCCTGGTCATCAACGGCTTCGTGCTGTGGATGTTCGGCCGGACGATGGAGACGATGTGGGGTCGCTGGCGCTTCCTGGCGACCTATTTCCTCGCCGGTCTGGGGGCCGCGGTGCTGATGCTCGCCGCCGGCCCCACGATGGTGGTCCTCGGTGGCGCCTCGACCTCGATCATCGGGCTGCTGGCCGCGAACGCGGGCGCCAAGTTCCACGACCGGGAGGATGCCAGGGCGGACCTCGTCCTGCTGGCGGTCCTGATCGCCTTCAGCATCTTCAGCTACCCCGCCATCGTGCTCGCCGATGTGGGGGCGATCCTTGCCGGCGGTGCCTGCGGATGGTTGTGGTCCACCACGCCCGGTCCCCGCGCCGGGCGCCGGCGCGGGTCGATGACCCGATCCGACCAACTGCACCTGTGGGGTGCGGTGGCGATCCTGGGGGTCTGCGTCGTGGTGGCGGCGGTGGCCTTCCTCGTGCGCTGA
- a CDS encoding peptidylprolyl isomerase: MGNSTAILHTNHGDITLTLFDDMAPKTVANFVGLADGTKEYVDPTSGERVTGRFYDGLTFHRVIPGFMIQGGCPIGNGTGDPGYKFADEFHPELAFNKPYLLAMANAGPNTNGSQFFITVDPTPWLNRKHTIFGEVADEASRKVVDEIAAVRTGRADRPTTPVVMETVEIVAG, translated from the coding sequence GTGGGCAACTCCACCGCAATCCTGCACACCAATCACGGGGACATCACCCTCACCTTGTTCGACGACATGGCCCCGAAGACGGTGGCCAACTTCGTGGGCCTCGCCGACGGCACCAAGGAGTACGTCGACCCGACGTCGGGCGAGCGGGTCACCGGGCGGTTCTACGACGGGCTCACCTTCCACCGCGTCATCCCGGGCTTCATGATCCAGGGCGGGTGCCCGATCGGGAACGGGACCGGCGACCCCGGCTACAAGTTCGCCGACGAGTTCCACCCCGAACTCGCCTTCAACAAGCCCTACCTGCTGGCGATGGCCAACGCCGGTCCCAACACCAACGGCTCGCAGTTCTTCATCACCGTCGATCCGACCCCCTGGCTGAACCGGAAGCACACCATCTTCGGTGAGGTCGCCGATGAGGCCTCCCGCAAGGTCGTCGACGAGATCGCCGCGGTCCGCACCGGCCGCGCCGACCGCCCCACCACCCCGGTGGTGATGGAGACCGTCGAGATCGTCGCGGGCTGA
- a CDS encoding prepilin peptidase → MLLPVAVALTIGGLVAALTGPMLRRLPTQAPSGTDPTAGAERPAGTGDPDDVPPHYPDLATPGFTLACGGLGAAATVTVLTLAPAGWLPLWLVWSTLFAVLVAVDARTTWLPLRLTRGVWMVAAVAIVISALSGPGGAGVRTAETVRVLLGALAATAFYLLLWRVGHGLGFGDVRISPLIGALGASVSWTGWWVALLAGSVLGALWGTVRSLTGRRGPFPYGPWMWLGPAASILLDAAGPLG, encoded by the coding sequence ATGCTGCTTCCTGTCGCCGTGGCACTGACGATCGGCGGGCTGGTCGCCGCGCTGACCGGCCCGATGCTGCGTCGGCTGCCGACGCAGGCCCCGTCAGGCACTGATCCCACCGCCGGCGCGGAGCGCCCGGCCGGCACCGGGGATCCCGACGACGTCCCTCCGCACTACCCCGATCTCGCCACCCCCGGCTTTACGCTGGCCTGCGGCGGCCTCGGCGCCGCTGCCACGGTGACGGTCCTCACCCTGGCCCCGGCAGGCTGGCTGCCGCTGTGGCTGGTCTGGTCCACCCTGTTCGCCGTGCTGGTGGCTGTTGACGCACGGACCACTTGGCTGCCGCTCCGGCTCACCCGCGGTGTCTGGATGGTGGCGGCGGTGGCGATCGTCATTTCCGCGCTGTCCGGGCCCGGCGGCGCCGGCGTCCGGACCGCCGAGACCGTCCGGGTGCTGCTCGGGGCGCTCGCCGCAACGGCGTTCTACCTGCTGCTGTGGCGGGTCGGCCACGGCCTGGGCTTCGGGGACGTCCGAATCAGCCCGCTGATCGGGGCACTCGGGGCGTCGGTGTCGTGGACCGGCTGGTGGGTGGCGCTGCTCGCCGGCAGCGTCCTCGGGGCACTGTGGGGAACGGTCCGCTCATTGACCGGACGCCGTGGGCCGTTCCCGTACGGTCCGTGGATGTGGCTCGGCCCCGCCGCGTCCATCCTGCTCGACGCAGCGGGGCCGCTCGGGTGA
- the trpD gene encoding anthranilate phosphoribosyltransferase, translating to MTTRSYRWPDVLTGLLNGESMTSEATEWAMREILGGNATPVQIAGFAVALRAKGETVEEVTALSDVMLQFARPVHVANRAVDVVGSGGDRANTVNISTMSAIVAAAAGAKVVKHGNRAASSLCGTADCLEALGLVLDLAPEKQQQVMDEEGIVFLFAPLYHGSLKYAASSRRELGIATIFNYLGPLSNPAHPQAQAIGIANEAMAGLLAGVLARRGNQGMVFYGGDGLDELTTTTSSKIWLIRDGRVVPTRLDPLDLGIPRAEKSDLVGGKPAVNAAIVRETFAGKTGPVRDIVVLNAAATILAYDGPDLDAAVTEQFRTYVERAREAIDSGRALARLDSWIATTRRLAQD from the coding sequence ATGACCACGAGGAGTTACCGCTGGCCGGACGTACTGACCGGCCTGCTCAACGGCGAGAGTATGACGTCCGAGGCCACCGAGTGGGCGATGCGCGAGATCCTCGGGGGCAATGCCACCCCGGTGCAGATCGCCGGGTTCGCGGTGGCCCTGCGTGCCAAGGGGGAGACCGTCGAAGAGGTGACCGCCCTCTCCGACGTGATGTTGCAGTTCGCCCGCCCGGTCCACGTGGCGAATCGGGCGGTGGACGTCGTGGGGTCGGGCGGGGACCGAGCCAACACGGTGAACATCTCGACCATGTCGGCGATCGTCGCCGCCGCGGCCGGGGCCAAGGTCGTCAAGCACGGCAACCGTGCGGCGTCGTCGCTCTGCGGGACCGCCGACTGTCTCGAGGCCCTCGGTCTGGTCCTTGACCTGGCGCCGGAGAAGCAGCAGCAGGTGATGGACGAGGAAGGGATCGTCTTCCTCTTCGCGCCGCTCTACCACGGTTCGCTGAAGTACGCCGCCAGCTCCCGCCGGGAGCTGGGCATCGCCACCATCTTCAACTACCTCGGCCCGTTGTCGAACCCGGCCCACCCCCAGGCCCAGGCCATCGGGATCGCCAACGAGGCGATGGCCGGTCTGCTGGCCGGAGTGCTGGCGCGGCGGGGCAACCAGGGCATGGTCTTCTACGGCGGCGACGGGCTCGACGAGCTCACCACCACCACGTCCTCGAAGATCTGGCTGATCCGGGACGGCCGGGTCGTGCCCACCCGGCTCGACCCGCTCGACCTGGGCATCCCGCGGGCCGAGAAGTCCGACCTGGTGGGCGGCAAGCCCGCGGTGAACGCGGCGATCGTCCGGGAAACCTTCGCCGGGAAGACCGGACCCGTCCGCGACATCGTCGTCCTCAACGCCGCCGCCACCATCCTGGCGTACGACGGACCGGATCTCGACGCGGCGGTGACCGAGCAGTTCCGGACGTACGTCGAGCGTGCCCGGGAGGCCATCGACAGCGGTCGCGCGCTGGCACGTCTGGACAGCTGGATCGCGACCACCCGTCGGCTGGCCCAGGACTGA